One Argentina anserina chromosome 6, drPotAnse1.1, whole genome shotgun sequence genomic window, TTGATTGATGTCTGGTTTGACTATTTGAATTATGCCGATAATAATGACTCGTGTTCTTCAAGAGCATTAAAACTCTTACCTTTCTTACACTTTGATGTTGGTTGTTTTGGCTCCAACATCTTTCATTATAATAACTATAATGGATATTGATGGTGAAAGTATCAGgcaaatttgattgttttgctCCTAGGGGTGGATTTCGGTccattcggtttggttttggaCTTGAACCGGAAACTGAACTGAATTTGAATCTCGATTCGGTTAGATTCGGTTCacgatttttttatttttgaaaaaaaaattggcatATTGAATGTTTTGGGGTTTTCTCCCTTTTTTTACTTAtttgaaaaaattataaatatgaatatataacTATAATACGACTGAAAAAATAAGGgcttaaatttaattttataggcAACATACAACTCTCAATCTTTTATGTATACAACAtcttgaaattttatagatgtatatatatatatataactatgtatataaatatatttatatatgtatatttatatatatgcatatatattcttatatatatatatgttaaaaacatatattcttatattatattgaggtggatttagtaattacacatctgtttatatatatatatatgtatatatgcatataaaagaatatgtatgtttgttttagcaaatttatttaaaacaTACGTATATGggcctacatatatatacatagatgattatatatacatatataccactgcaaaagagaaacatataattatatacgatataaaacctaaaatcacattaatcaaatcaaatattcggtaagataaacataaaacgacatcattttgtgaataattcggttcggtttcttatgtgcccaaactgaaaaccaaaccaaattgattcggtttggttttctaAATTGTGGTTTCGATTTGTGTTCGGTTCAATTTTTTTAGCTTTGGGTCAGTTTTCTAAATTTCAGTTTGGTTTGTATtcggttctttttttttttttaacttcggttcggttttcagttttcagtttgaaagtGCCACCCCTATTTGCTCCAACATCTTTCCTCATAAAGTCATAACTATAATGAATAGTGATGATGAAAGTATCATGTGTTCACGACTATCaccaaaatttcaaggaaaGATATAAAGAAAATCTTGCCGTTGTATCAACAACAAATTAGTGATCGTTCTTCCACTCAAACACGGCTACCTATTCAGCGTCAGAGTCTCTTGCCCTGAAAGCCCACAGTATTGTCACTAATCCTTCATGATTCATCACATTCATCACTAAAGAACAATCtccaaagaaacaaaagagtAAGAAATGGCACCCCAACTATAACAGAACATTATGTTCACTTCAAAGCTCACTTCATTCATTCTGTTACCAAAAATAACAGAGTTCAATGTCAGAAACAACTTAATACAACACACATGCGAGAGCGCAAAGAATTACAATGCCCTCTCCTTACACAAGGCAAAGTTGCAAACACACCATTTTACATTAGCCCAAgtgtcttttttatttattcaacCCTCTTAGAAAACCCTGGTTTTCCTGTCTAGTAAAGTTCATATGATCCCGCCAGACGATGGTTTCACTAAAACATGAGAACAACCTGTCATCGAAGATCATTCGCGAGGTGATGGAGTCTTGGCATTCTTGAACAAGGCATAGGCATCGCTATATATCGCCACCACATTTGAGAATACAGCAAGGACAATCATAACAATACTCAAGATCTTATCCTTCTGAGTTGCTATGTTGTGTCGATCCCTGAAACACGAAGGATAagaaaactcaatgttaattTGAAATAATAGTAATATGAGTTTCAAATATGTTCACACAAAAGAAGCAGCCACTACAAAGCTAATATATTCCATATTCTCTCATGCTAACAATGATAAAAGCTGCTAATTGTTTTATGAATGATGTTCATAGTTCTAAGCTATAAATGGTTTCTTTTCTCAAAATATCAGGCATCAATTATTGGGGAAAGCTAAATGAACAATAAACATATAATTCCTAAgtaaattgaaacttgaagtATAAAGATCATTCTTGGGATCAAGTCAAAAACTCACTTGAGAGTAATTGCAGCAGGGAAGATGAAACCAATGCAAACTGCAGCAGTTGCTCCAGTGAACTGGAAAGCGTCCCAGATGCTGGGTATAAAGTTTGCACCCAAGAAGATAATACCAATCAGCCCAACTGTGACCAGTGCAAATCTCATGTTGCTGAGAACCAAAGGCCTGGAAGAGGGAAAGAGGAGGCCATCCAAGTTGAGCCGCAACGGGAAGAAGACGACAGGAAATACAAGCATAAGGTGGGCAGCATAACTGACTCGAACAGCATCATTAAGGAAGGTACCGTAAGGAATGCCAAGGTCAGCATCAAAGTTGGCAAGCACATCATCAAGAGTTCCATCCCCAAATAGGAGGAACCCAAAAAGGCTTGTCATTATGTATACGGATGAGCACAGAGCAAGTGACGTTTGCACAACCCCTCTAATCTGTGTGGAGTCTTCAAGTTCATTGTCAATGCTATGAACTGCAGATGAATGATTCATGAGGATCATTACTCAATATATAGACACTTGAAATCAAAAGGTGAAAAACACATAAATTATGACATCTCCTAGACCCATTTTCTCATAGTTCTCCAAGTCGCGTACAATTTAGCTTAATCATCATGTGCATATTACCCCCACgatgtttcaattttgactATCAACATCTGCTCCTATGGGAAATACGTGCCAGTATCATTAAAGATCAAGATGTGGAATCAGTTTGACATTCTGAAAATATGAACTCAGTTTCTATAATGGTTTTAAGTGGCAATCAATCAAACCAGCACCAGATAAATAATTATGTTCAAGTAAACAGGTTTCATACCATTGTAGTGACAGATGTAAGCAGTAACTAGAACAGGCACTACAGTGAAGCATTTGATGAATGATGAAACATCACTAACATCGGGCAGCAACCTGGGCATCCCAATACTTCCATCAATCAACTTGATAACTGTGATTCCAACAGTAATAACAAGAAACACAACTGCTAGGCCAACGGATAAGGCAGATGTGAAGCTCAATGAATCTGCAAAATAAGAAATCCAACACATCCAAATTCcagatgagaaaagaaaaaaaattactttcacCAGAAAATAGGCAGAAATTCAATAAACTGAAAATTTACATAGTACCTTACAGCTCCAATATCAAAAGCTACAGTAAGGAACATGAATCGGAAGGGCAAAAATTTCCAATCTCTAACGAAATGACAACACACTGCCTATATTCTGATGTCAAACCACATATCATAATAACTAAGACTCACCAATTCGTTTAAAGCTTGCCAATGGAGCAAATATTCCAAGTGTTGTTACAAGAAGAACAATGCCACGCCCGGTCCACCAATGTACTCCAAACCATCCTTCAAGCACACCCGCATGGTGGCCTTCACTAGAAGATGTTCCGGAGAGCACGTCACCTTCACATAAGCAGTACAAGATTGTTACACGACTTCAGAGCTTTTACAGACCATTATAAGCTAAGTTAACACAAATCCACAAGTCAAATACCAAATGAAAACTCTGTAACAgagtaaatacaatacaatgaTTACTATAAGTAACAGAGAGTAGAATTCATACCGATAATAATCATGTACACAATGAGCACGCCAAGATTGTTGATCAGCACAGCTACCTGCAACAATATTTTCCCATATTTTCCAAAGGCATCCCCCATCAGGCCTCCATAGGAAGAGGACTTTCCAGCTCGGCTGAACCTCAGTATCAGCTCAATTGAAGCCTCAGTCAAGAAGGCCATAAGTATGATCATAGTAATCCCAAGACCAAGACCCAACACTTTCATGGTTGCAGGCAAAGCCATGATTCCAGCACCAACAATTGTGGTTGATAAGTTGAAAACAGCCCCAGTAAATGAAGCTCCATTAAACTCATCAAACCCACCATCTTCCCCACATTTGGGCAGCAAAGGAGCATTTTCATCAACAATTGCTTTGTTCTTTCTTGACTTCCTCTCCTTCTTCGGTGCAATAGTCCCAATTGTCATCTTTTCAAATCTCAAAACTTTTCACAACAATGGTCCCAAAGCTAATAAAAATGTGATCCCCCCAACACTCAAATGATCAGGACTTCCAGATGCAAATGCTAACAACAACAGATATCATACAATTCCAGCTATGAATATAAAGGTTGAAACTTTTCCACAGAAACTAAGAAACAATATATCACAGTTCCAAATCAGCTACCAATTAACTATGAAACATACAAATACAAAGCCTTTTTGGGTAGAAATTAAAACCCAGAAGCCAAAGTATGA contains:
- the LOC126799124 gene encoding amino acid transporter AVT6A-like, which encodes MTIGTIAPKKERKSRKNKAIVDENAPLLPKCGEDGGFDEFNGASFTGAVFNLSTTIVGAGIMALPATMKVLGLGLGITMIILMAFLTEASIELILRFSRAGKSSSYGGLMGDAFGKYGKILLQVAVLINNLGVLIVYMIIIGDVLSGTSSSEGHHAGVLEGWFGVHWWTGRGIVLLVTTLGIFAPLASFKRIDSLSFTSALSVGLAVVFLVITVGITVIKLIDGSIGMPRLLPDVSDVSSFIKCFTVVPVLVTAYICHYNVHSIDNELEDSTQIRGVVQTSLALCSSVYIMTSLFGFLLFGDGTLDDVLANFDADLGIPYGTFLNDAVRVSYAAHLMLVFPVVFFPLRLNLDGLLFPSSRPLVLSNMRFALVTVGLIGIIFLGANFIPSIWDAFQFTGATAAVCIGFIFPAAITLKDRHNIATQKDKILSIVMIVLAVFSNVVAIYSDAYALFKNAKTPSPRE